A genome region from Myripristis murdjan chromosome 16, fMyrMur1.1, whole genome shotgun sequence includes the following:
- the LOC115373220 gene encoding uncharacterized protein LOC115373220: protein MRELILLEEFKNCLPEKVVVYLNEQKVASLTAAAVLADEFALTHKSVFSPPGRRDSGPVDRRVKSPKSARRNQTAAPEARECFYCREPGHLIAACPVLKKKEQSKNAKGPTPVGLIQTRSDSVQPSNLSEKELIDSDFRPFVTQGFVSLVGEERKVPVTILRDTGAKQTIIRGGVLSFSEDSYCGADVLAWGVKMSAVRVPLHFVELSSRFVSGKFRIAVRPQLPIAGIDVILGNDLAGKKVFPAPEVTDDPIPSAGDSVSDELNSPPVFPVCAVTRAQAKKFKDCVDLSDSFMNGSEPVCQQSECESAGHSVCVELQPNDEGLKMSVDREQLIREQKNDVTLSSCFSLVNQKTSDQAVSYFLDDGVLMRTWTSGGTHEPVRQIVVPQSLRCQVLCLAHDHCLSGHLGIRKTYTRVLRYFFWPGLKSDVVKYCRSCHTCQKSGKPNQTIPAAPLKPIPVVGEPFEHVIVDCVGPLPKTKSGHQYILTVMCAATRFPEAIPLRSLKSCLRQSTGHLRFPSSSNAS, encoded by the exons ATGCGCGAACTCATATTATTGGAGGAATTCAAAAATTGTCTTCCGGAAAAAGTTGTTGTCTATTTGAATGAACAAAAGGTTGCGTCACTTaccgctgctgctgtgttggcaGATGAGTTCGCTCTCACGCACAAGAGTGTGTTTTCTCCGCCCGGCCGGCGTGATTCAGGTCCTGTTGACAGGAGAGTTAAATCTCCCAAAAGTGCGCGTCGTAATCAGACTGCTGCGCCCGAGGCTCGCGAATGTTTTTATTGTCGTGAGCCGGGTCACCTCATTGCCGCCTGCCCCGTTCTTAAGAAAAAGGAGCAATCCAAAAATGCAAAAGGTCCAACTCCTGTGGGTTTGATACAGACACGATCTGACTCTGTCCAGCCTTCCAACCTGTCTGAAAAAGAACTGATAGATTCAGATTTTCGGCCGTTTGTAACCCagggttttgtttctttggtgggggaggaaagaaaagtTCCAGTCACAATCCTGCGGGACACTGGTGCAAAACAAACCATCATTCGTGGAGGTGTCCTGTCTTTTTCAGAGGACTCTTATTGTGGTGCAGATGTTTTGGCTTGGGGAGTAAAAATGAGTGCAGTGCGCGTCCCCTTGCATTTTGTTGAGCTGTCTTCACGTTTTGTTTCAGGTAAATTTAGAATTGCTGTGAGACCTCAGTTACCGATCGCTGGGATAGATGTCATCTTGGGAAATGATTTGGCTGGGAAAAAGGTTTTTCCTGCCCCCGAGGTGACCGATGACCCAATTCCCTCTGCAGGTGATTCTGTGTCGGATGAGTTGAACTCTcctcctgtgtttcctgtgtgcgCTGTGACTCGCGCACAGGCCAAAAAATTCAAAGACTGTGTGGATTTAAGTGATTCATTCATGAATGGTTCTGAACCAGTTTGCCAACAGTCCGAGTGTGAGAGCGCtggccacagtgtgtgtgttgagctgcaACCCAATGATGAaggtttaaaaatgtcagttgATAGGGAGCAGCTGATTAGAGAACAGAAAAATGATGTAACCTTGTCCTCTTGTTTTTCCCTTGTGAACCAGAAAACCTCAGATCAAGCTGTGTCTTACTTTCTGGATGATGGTGTTTTGATGCGCACTTGGACCTCTGGTGGTACGCACGAGCCCGTGCGCCAAATTGTCGTGCCGCAGTCTTTACGGTGTCAAGTTCTGTGTTTAGCGCATGATCATTGTTTGTCCGGACATCTGGGCATCAGAAAAACTTATACCCGTGTCCTCCGGTATTTTTTCTGGCCCGGACTTAAGTCCGATGTTGTTAAGTACTGTCGTTCGTGTCATACATGCCAAAAATCAGGTAAGCCAAATCAGACTATTCCTGCTGCCCCGCTGAAGCCCATTCCTGTCGTGGGTGAGCCATTTGAACATGTGATTGTGGATTGTGTTGGTCCGTTACCCAAAACCAAATCTGGTCACCAATACATCCTCACTGTGATGTGTGCCGCCACTCGTTTTCCTGAGGCCATCCCATTGCGCAGCCTCAAGTCC TGTCTCCGCCAAAGTACTGGCCATCTTAGATTTCCCAGCTCCTCAAACGCGTCGTGA